The Parambassis ranga chromosome 1, fParRan2.1, whole genome shotgun sequence genome includes a region encoding these proteins:
- the LOC114438150 gene encoding nuclear distribution protein nudE homolog 1-B-like, producing MAEPTTHTFTSLEEELGFWKEQADQHQQRADEAHEELREFQQMSRDYEAELEAELKQCEGRNKELLLDNNRLRMELENIKEKFDVQHSEALRHMSTLEDDLAETKAVRDHLQKYIRELEQSNDDLERTKRATIMSLEDFEQRMNQVIERNAFLESELDEKENLLESVQRLKDEARDLRQELAVRQKDRRPSSSLGKDTDRPDLSCPSAGIQVTPSKPISSFVTPPASSIRRGDGLTGTPLTTSARISALNIVGELLRKVGNLESKLASCRDFVYDTSVSRPALPAGPSSPAGLEADPEVQATSLSPPPQYGSLVKRLEFGPAPPRGVSQGAQSPQGGVKILL from the exons ATGGCGGAGCCGACAACACACACGTTCACATCGCTGGAAGAGGAGCTGGGCTTCTGGAAGGAGCAGGCAGACCAGCACCAGCAGAG GGCTGACGAGGCTCACGAAGAGCTGAGGGAGTTCCAGCAGATGAGTCGAGACTATGAAGCAGAACTGGAAGCGGAGCTGAAGCAGTGTGAGGGTCGGAacaaggagctgctgctggacaacAACAGACTGCGCATGGAGCTGGAAAACATCAAG GAGAAATTTGACGTCCAGCATTCTGAAGCGTTGAGACACATGTCGACTCTGGAGGACGATCTGGCCGAGACCAAAGCAGTCAGAGATCACCTGCAGAAATATATCCGAGAGTTGGAGCAGTCCAATGATGACCTGGAGAGGACAAAAAG gGCTACCATCATGTCTCTGGAGGACTTTGAGCAGCGGATGAACCAGGTCATCGAGAGGAATGCTTTCCTGGAAAGTGAGCTGGATGAAAAGGAGAACTTGCTTGAGTCTGTTCAGAGGCTCAAGGACGAAGCAAGAG aTCTTCGTCAGGAGCTTGCTGTACGGCAGAAGGACAGACGACCTTCCAGCAGTCTGGGCAAAGACACAGATCGTCCAGATTTGTCATGCCCCTCAGCTGGTATCCAGGTCACACCCTCCAAACCCATTAGTTCTTTTGTTACCCCTCCTGCCTCCAGCATCAGACGAG GTGATGGTCTAACAGGGACCCCCCTCACTACGTCTGCTAGAATATCTGCACTCAACATTGTAGGGGAGCTACTGAGAAAAGTCGGA AATCTGGAGTCGAAGTTGGCATCCTGTCGAGACTTTGTATACGACACGTCTGTCAGCAGACCGGCACTTCCAGCCGGTCCTAGCAGTCCTGCTGGTTTAGAAGCAGATCCTGAAGTCCAAGCCACCAGTTTGAGCCCTCCACCTCAGTATGGCAG TTTAGTAAAACGATTAGAGTTTGGACCAGCACCTCCGAGAGGCGTTTCCCAGGGTGCCCAGTCTCCACAGGGAGGAGTTAAGATCCTGCTATGA